One stretch of Alphaproteobacteria bacterium DNA includes these proteins:
- the pdhA gene encoding pyruvate dehydrogenase (acetyl-transferring) E1 component subunit alpha yields MAIAKKQVAKAAPKAPADNLLKLYRDMLLIRRFEEKAGQLYGMGLIGGFCHLYIGQEAVIVGLMAAARPGDSVITSYRDHGHMLATGMDAKGVMAELTGRSTGYSKGKGGSMHMFSRETGFFGGHGIVAAQVPLGTGLAFGHKYREDGGVCLCFLGDGAVNQGQVYESFNMAALWKLPVIYVVENNKYGMGTSVERASASTELHRRGDAYGIPGVAVDGMDVLEVEKVGRKWLAHAREGKGPVVLEMKTYRYRGHSMSDPAKYRTKEEVSKVRAEHDPIDTLAKKLLDGKLATEDSLKEIDREVKDICTQAADFSQSSPEPDLAELYTDILVEA; encoded by the coding sequence ATGGCCATTGCCAAAAAACAGGTAGCCAAAGCGGCGCCTAAAGCTCCAGCCGACAATCTGCTGAAACTCTATCGCGACATGCTGCTCATCCGCCGTTTCGAGGAAAAGGCGGGGCAGTTGTACGGCATGGGTCTGATCGGCGGTTTCTGTCACCTTTATATCGGCCAGGAAGCGGTGATCGTGGGTTTGATGGCGGCGGCGCGCCCTGGCGATTCCGTCATCACCAGCTATCGCGATCACGGCCATATGCTGGCCACCGGCATGGACGCCAAGGGCGTGATGGCCGAACTGACTGGGCGCAGTACCGGCTATTCCAAGGGCAAGGGCGGCAGCATGCATATGTTCAGCCGCGAAACCGGTTTTTTCGGCGGCCACGGCATCGTGGCGGCCCAGGTGCCTTTGGGCACCGGCCTGGCCTTCGGCCACAAATACCGCGAGGATGGCGGCGTCTGTTTGTGCTTCCTGGGCGACGGTGCTGTCAATCAGGGCCAAGTCTATGAAAGTTTCAACATGGCGGCTTTATGGAAGCTGCCGGTGATCTATGTCGTCGAGAACAACAAATACGGCATGGGCACTTCGGTTGAGCGCGCCTCGGCCAGCACCGAATTGCACCGAAGGGGCGACGCCTATGGCATTCCCGGCGTCGCTGTCGATGGCATGGATGTGCTGGAGGTTGAGAAGGTCGGGCGCAAATGGCTGGCCCATGCCCGCGAAGGCAAGGGGCCGGTGGTGCTTGAGATGAAAACCTACCGCTATCGCGGCCATTCGATGAGCGATCCGGCCAAATATCGCACCAAGGAGGAGGTCAGCAAGGTCAGGGCCGAGCATGATCCCATCGACACGCTGGCCAAGAAGCTGTTGGACGGCAAGCTGGCGACTGAAGACTCCTTGAAGGAAATCGACCGCGAGGTGAAGGACATCTGCACCCAGGCCGCTGATTTCTCGCAATCCAGCCCCGAGCCGGATCTGGCCGAGTTGTATACCGATATTCTGGTGGAGGCCTGA
- a CDS encoding DUF2461 domain-containing protein, translated as MPEEIFQGFTKKTLPFLKKLAANNDKAWFEAHKQDYIDHVRTPLRQLVDALAPDMLKIDPGFDVDPKGVAVSRIHKDVRFSRDKSPYRVRQWIAFRHRREDWQTRPTFYMGIGPDGCRYGMGFYQATPAVMKAVRARIQAKPVEFQTAIKAMTKAGFLIQGDAYARPKIPEGLPALAQEWFQRKTVYFILELEADDAFYSKALVSKLKKGFQAAAPLYRFLAQSTY; from the coding sequence ATGCCGGAAGAAATCTTTCAGGGTTTCACCAAAAAGACGCTGCCGTTTCTGAAGAAGCTGGCGGCCAACAACGACAAGGCTTGGTTCGAGGCGCATAAGCAAGATTATATCGACCATGTGCGCACACCTCTGCGCCAATTGGTCGATGCGTTGGCGCCCGACATGCTGAAGATCGATCCCGGCTTTGATGTCGATCCCAAGGGGGTTGCGGTGTCGCGCATCCACAAAGATGTCCGTTTCTCGCGTGACAAATCGCCCTATCGCGTGCGGCAATGGATCGCATTCCGCCATCGCCGTGAAGATTGGCAGACGCGTCCCACCTTCTACATGGGCATCGGTCCCGATGGCTGCCGCTACGGCATGGGCTTCTATCAGGCGACGCCAGCGGTCATGAAGGCGGTGCGGGCGCGCATCCAGGCCAAACCCGTCGAGTTCCAGACCGCTATCAAGGCGATGACCAAGGCCGGGTTCCTGATCCAGGGCGACGCATATGCCCGCCCGAAAATTCCCGAAGGTTTGCCCGCCCTGGCGCAGGAATGGTTCCAGCGCAAGACCGTCTATTTCATCTTGGAACTGGAAGCCGACGATGCCTTTTACAGCAAGGCTCTGGTCTCGAAACTGAAGAAAGGCTTTCAGGCGGCGGCGCCGCTCTATCGGTTTCTAGCTCAATCAACATATTAA
- a CDS encoding valine--tRNA ligase — protein sequence MLDKTYSPKDVEPRHYGQWEGTGAFAANTSSNAKPYTIMMPPPNVTGSLHMGHALTFTLQDVLIRYHRMKGMDALWQPGTDHAGIATQMVVERQLEGEGKNRHDLGRTDFIKRVWEWKAESGGTITRQLRRLGASPDWAKERFTMDEGLSAAVRKVFVDLYKKNLIYRDKRLVNWDPKLHTAISDLEVESREIRGSMWHFRYPIEGMEGRYIVVATTRPETMLGDTAVAVHPDDDRYKDIVGKNVILPIVGRKIPIVADEYSDPEKGTGAVKITPAHDFNDFEVGKRHNLPMINIFDLNAHLNENAPEEYRGLDRFEARKRIVAKFEELELLDKIEPHTLMVPYGDRSGVVIEPWLTDQWFVDAATLAKPAIEAVESGKTKFVPKNWENTYFDWMRNIQPWCISRQIWWGHQVPAWYGPDGKVFVELTEEAAQETAAKHYGMAVTLTRDNDVLDTWFSSALWPFSTLGWPTETPELKRYYPTDVLVTGFDIIFFWVARMMMMGLHFMGDVPFHTIYIHALVRDEKGQKMSKSKGNIIDPLDLIEKFGCDALRFTLCALAAQGRDIKLAESRVEGYRNFATKLWNAARFTEMNECKPVAGFDPWRVELTLNKWILAKTAEAGDKVAQALDAYRFNDAANAAYAFVWNSFCDWYLEFAKPVFNGTDEAAKAETRATTAWVLDQILHLLHPFMPFVTEELWEKLGENRAGRLIGARWPSHETALAAPEAEAEMDWVVRLISSIRSVRSEMNVPPAAKLSLLLKGASDATKQRLETHRPLILTLARLDSAVADDAEAPKGSVQVVVDEATAILPLAGHIDVAKETARLTKEIAKLADDIGKTEKKLSNPAFVEKADPDVVAEARERMAELAVAKGKLSEALERLKEM from the coding sequence GTGCTGGATAAAACCTATTCGCCCAAGGACGTCGAACCCCGCCATTACGGCCAGTGGGAAGGGACGGGCGCCTTTGCCGCCAACACAAGTTCGAACGCCAAGCCCTACACCATCATGATGCCGCCGCCCAACGTGACGGGCAGCCTGCATATGGGCCATGCGCTGACCTTCACGCTGCAAGACGTGTTGATCCGTTATCACCGCATGAAGGGCATGGACGCGCTGTGGCAGCCGGGCACCGACCATGCGGGCATCGCCACCCAAATGGTGGTCGAGCGCCAGTTGGAAGGCGAGGGCAAGAACCGCCACGATCTGGGAAGAACCGACTTCATCAAACGGGTCTGGGAATGGAAGGCGGAATCGGGCGGCACGATTACCCGCCAGTTGCGCCGCCTGGGTGCTTCGCCCGATTGGGCCAAGGAACGTTTCACAATGGACGAGGGGCTAAGCGCCGCCGTGCGCAAGGTTTTCGTCGATCTCTACAAGAAGAACCTGATCTATCGCGACAAGCGCCTAGTCAATTGGGACCCCAAGCTGCACACCGCTATTTCCGACCTGGAAGTGGAAAGCCGCGAGATCAGGGGCAGCATGTGGCATTTCCGCTATCCCATCGAAGGGATGGAAGGCCGTTACATCGTGGTCGCCACCACGCGCCCCGAAACCATGTTGGGCGATACGGCGGTGGCCGTGCATCCGGATGATGACCGCTATAAGGATATCGTCGGCAAAAACGTCATTCTGCCCATCGTCGGGCGCAAGATACCCATCGTCGCCGACGAATATTCCGACCCCGAGAAGGGAACCGGCGCGGTGAAGATCACCCCCGCCCACGACTTCAACGACTTTGAAGTTGGCAAGCGTCACAATCTTCCCATGATCAACATTTTCGATCTCAACGCGCATCTCAACGAGAACGCGCCGGAAGAATATCGGGGCCTCGACCGTTTCGAAGCGCGTAAGCGCATCGTGGCAAAATTCGAGGAATTGGAGCTGCTCGACAAGATCGAACCGCATACGCTGATGGTGCCCTATGGCGATCGTTCCGGCGTGGTGATCGAGCCTTGGCTGACCGATCAATGGTTCGTCGATGCCGCCACTTTGGCCAAGCCCGCCATCGAGGCCGTGGAAAGCGGCAAAACAAAATTCGTGCCCAAGAACTGGGAGAACACCTATTTCGACTGGATGCGCAACATCCAACCCTGGTGCATTTCACGCCAAATCTGGTGGGGCCATCAGGTGCCCGCTTGGTACGGTCCCGACGGTAAGGTCTTTGTCGAACTGACGGAAGAGGCGGCACAGGAAACGGCGGCCAAACATTACGGCATGGCGGTCACCCTGACCCGCGACAATGACGTGCTGGATACCTGGTTCTCGTCGGCCCTGTGGCCTTTTTCCACGCTGGGCTGGCCCACCGAAACGCCGGAACTGAAGCGCTATTATCCCACCGACGTGCTGGTGACCGGCTTTGACATCATCTTCTTCTGGGTAGCGAGAATGATGATGATGGGCCTGCATTTCATGGGCGACGTACCGTTCCACACCATCTACATCCATGCCCTGGTCCGCGACGAAAAGGGCCAGAAGATGAGCAAGTCGAAGGGCAACATCATCGATCCCTTGGACTTGATCGAGAAGTTCGGCTGCGACGCGCTGCGCTTTACCTTGTGCGCCCTGGCGGCGCAGGGGCGCGACATCAAGCTGGCCGAAAGCCGGGTCGAGGGTTATCGCAACTTCGCCACCAAATTATGGAACGCGGCGCGCTTCACCGAAATGAACGAATGCAAGCCGGTGGCGGGTTTCGATCCCTGGCGCGTCGAGTTGACGTTGAATAAATGGATCTTGGCAAAAACCGCCGAGGCGGGCGACAAGGTGGCGCAAGCGCTTGACGCCTATCGCTTCAACGATGCCGCCAACGCCGCCTATGCCTTCGTCTGGAATTCTTTCTGCGATTGGTACTTGGAATTCGCCAAGCCGGTCTTCAACGGCACGGATGAAGCGGCCAAGGCCGAGACGCGGGCCACCACCGCCTGGGTGCTGGATCAGATTTTGCACCTGCTGCATCCCTTCATGCCCTTCGTGACCGAGGAACTGTGGGAAAAGCTGGGCGAGAACAGGGCAGGGCGCTTGATCGGCGCCCGCTGGCCAAGCCATGAAACTGCGCTGGCAGCACCTGAGGCCGAAGCCGAAATGGATTGGGTGGTGCGCCTGATCTCAAGCATCCGTTCGGTGCGTTCCGAAATGAACGTGCCGCCTGCGGCCAAACTGTCGCTGTTGCTAAAGGGGGCGTCAGACGCCACCAAGCAGCGTCTGGAAACCCATCGCCCGCTGATTCTGACGCTGGCGCGTTTGGATAGCGCGGTGGCCGATGACGCCGAAGCGCCCAAGGGAAGCGTGCAGGTGGTGGTCGATGAAGCCACGGCCATTCTGCCCCTGGCCGGTCATATCGATGTCGCCAAGGAAACGGCACGTTTGACCAAGGAAATCGCCAAGCTGGCCGACGATATAGGCAAGACGGAAAAGAAACTAAGCAATCCCGCCTTCGTCGAAAAGGCCGATCCCGACGTGGTCGCCGAAGCCCGCGAGCGCATGGCGGAACTGGCCGTCGCCAAAGGCAAACTGTCGGAAGCGCTGGAGCGGTTGAAGGAGATGTGA
- a CDS encoding DUF2497 domain-containing protein — translation MEDILASIRRILSEDEAEQAAQQAAPAAPAPEPEPEDEPLPLDSMLISDGDLPALDPEPEPEEEVLDLGEELVEEAAEEEEDILELSEPVPEPLPEPEPEPLPEPEPEPLPEPEPEPEPEFELPAMQEEMIDFPLPPEPEPEPYYEPPPPPPPPPVVEEALVSPHVAQTSTNLLAELARAVARERGIGVGVGGGITLEEMVRELLRPILKDWLDANLPYLIERMVKQEIERMVDRTSKY, via the coding sequence ATGGAGGATATTCTGGCCTCGATCCGTCGGATTTTGTCCGAGGACGAGGCGGAACAAGCCGCCCAGCAGGCCGCTCCTGCAGCGCCTGCGCCGGAACCCGAGCCTGAAGACGAGCCTTTGCCGCTCGATTCGATGCTGATTTCAGATGGCGATCTTCCCGCCCTTGACCCCGAACCCGAGCCGGAAGAAGAAGTGCTCGATCTGGGCGAGGAATTGGTCGAGGAAGCAGCGGAAGAAGAAGAAGACATTCTGGAACTGAGCGAACCCGTGCCCGAGCCACTGCCGGAACCGGAACCCGAACCACTGCCCGAGCCGGAACCCGAGCCGCTGCCGGAACCTGAACCCGAACCCGAACCCGAGTTCGAGCTTCCCGCCATGCAAGAGGAAATGATCGATTTCCCACTGCCGCCCGAGCCGGAACCTGAACCCTATTACGAGCCGCCACCCCCGCCGCCGCCACCGCCCGTGGTCGAGGAAGCGCTGGTGTCGCCCCATGTCGCTCAAACTTCCACCAATCTGCTGGCCGAACTGGCCCGCGCCGTGGCTCGCGAACGCGGCATCGGCGTCGGCGTCGGCGGCGGAATTACCCTGGAAGAGATGGTGCGCGAGCTATTGCGTCCCATTCTGAAAGACTGGCTGGACGCCAACCTGCCTTACCTGATCGAACGCATGGTCAAGCAGGAAATCGAGCGCATGGTCGACCGGACGTCGAAGTATTAG
- a CDS encoding TolC family outer membrane protein, with protein MSGRFFPALKSSPALLALAFAAGFFVVPANAQSFEEALAQAYATNPTLQAKRAKLRATDETVTQALGNWRPTVTLKGDYGRMRQESNGATPPDQVRNPRSGKVTISQPVFRGGRTVAATRKAENNVLSERAQLLAAEQTLLLSAATAYLDNLRDLAVLELNRNNEQVLKKQMEATRDRFQVGELTRTDVSQAEARLSRAEALRVKAEGDLRASRAAYMSVIGDAPRELTGPAQPNGLPASLDDAVVQAKSAHPDVVSAQYAEKAAQKNVSLVAGELLPTLSLDADAGRNWRSTSIRSRSETVEVLASLSVPIYEGGTATYARVREAKEVAGQRRLEIDQTVRTAIETATKAWEGLETARAQVKSYADQIKASEIALEGVKREAEVGSRTVLDVLDAEQELLDARVNLVKAQRDQTLAAYQLKSAVGKLTAAELGLKADIYDPTLHYDKVHNKWFGTHVDEPKVSP; from the coding sequence ATGAGCGGTCGCTTTTTCCCGGCGTTGAAATCTAGCCCAGCCCTGTTGGCCCTGGCCTTTGCGGCGGGATTCTTCGTTGTGCCCGCCAATGCTCAAAGTTTCGAGGAGGCGTTGGCTCAGGCCTATGCCACCAATCCCACCTTGCAGGCCAAGCGCGCCAAGCTGCGCGCCACCGACGAAACCGTAACCCAGGCCTTGGGCAATTGGCGTCCTACGGTGACCCTGAAGGGTGATTACGGTCGCATGCGCCAGGAATCGAACGGCGCCACGCCGCCCGATCAGGTGCGCAATCCCCGTTCGGGCAAAGTGACGATCTCGCAGCCGGTTTTCAGGGGCGGGCGCACGGTCGCCGCCACCAGGAAGGCCGAGAACAACGTGCTGAGCGAACGGGCGCAGTTGCTGGCCGCGGAACAGACTTTGCTTTTGTCGGCCGCCACCGCCTATCTCGACAATCTGCGCGATCTGGCCGTGCTGGAGCTGAACCGCAACAATGAGCAGGTTTTGAAAAAGCAGATGGAGGCCACGCGCGACCGCTTCCAGGTGGGCGAGCTGACCCGAACCGACGTGTCGCAGGCCGAAGCCCGCCTGTCTCGCGCCGAGGCTCTGCGCGTCAAGGCCGAGGGCGACCTTCGCGCGTCGCGCGCCGCCTATATGTCGGTCATCGGCGATGCGCCGCGTGAATTGACCGGGCCAGCCCAGCCCAATGGCCTGCCCGCCAGCCTCGATGATGCCGTGGTTCAGGCCAAATCGGCCCATCCCGACGTGGTTTCGGCCCAGTATGCCGAGAAGGCCGCGCAGAAGAATGTATCGCTGGTGGCGGGCGAATTGCTGCCCACCTTGTCGCTTGACGCAGATGCCGGCCGCAACTGGCGCAGCACCTCCATCCGCTCACGCTCGGAAACGGTAGAGGTTCTGGCCTCGCTCAGCGTGCCGATCTACGAGGGCGGAACGGCCACCTACGCCCGGGTGCGCGAAGCCAAGGAAGTGGCCGGCCAGCGTCGTCTGGAAATCGATCAGACGGTGCGCACCGCCATCGAGACCGCGACCAAGGCCTGGGAAGGGCTTGAGACGGCCAGGGCGCAGGTCAAATCCTATGCCGACCAGATCAAGGCCAGCGAGATCGCCCTGGAAGGCGTCAAACGCGAGGCGGAAGTGGGGTCTAGGACCGTGCTCGACGTGTTGGACGCCGAGCAGGAATTGCTGGACGCCAGGGTCAATCTGGTCAAGGCGCAGCGCGATCAAACGCTGGCCGCCTATCAGTTGAAATCGGCGGTCGGCAAGCTGACCGCGGCAGAATTGGGCCTGAAGGCGGATATCTACGATCCGACGCTTCACTACGACAAGGTTCACAATAAATGGTTCGGCACGCATGTTGACGAACCGAAGGTTTCACCCTAG
- a CDS encoding protein-L-isoaspartate O-methyltransferase: protein MDQAVARRNMVDSQIRPTGIDDLRLIDAMGRVPREAFLPKSDHGLAYMGGEIEVAPGRVLSAPLTLARLIHLAAIKPSDVVLHVGSGAGYGSAVLGHLASTVVALDSDPFLTETANRVLSDLGILNVAVLQGDMAVGYPKQAPYDVILIEGLVDEVPESLMSQLAEGGRLCTLLSVKSGHLGRGVVYLKSHGALGNRAIFDASATPLPGFEAKAGFIFA from the coding sequence ATGGATCAAGCCGTCGCTCGCCGCAACATGGTCGATAGCCAGATTCGCCCCACGGGCATCGACGACCTTCGGCTGATCGATGCCATGGGCCGGGTCCCGCGCGAGGCGTTCCTACCCAAAAGCGATCATGGGCTGGCCTATATGGGCGGCGAGATCGAGGTGGCGCCGGGGCGCGTTCTTTCCGCCCCCCTGACCTTGGCTAGGCTGATTCATCTGGCAGCCATCAAGCCGAGCGACGTCGTTTTGCATGTTGGGTCGGGGGCCGGCTATGGTTCGGCGGTCCTGGGGCATCTGGCTTCCACCGTGGTGGCGCTCGATTCGGACCCCTTTTTGACCGAAACGGCCAACCGGGTGCTGTCCGACCTGGGTATTTTGAATGTTGCCGTGCTGCAGGGCGATATGGCCGTGGGCTATCCCAAACAGGCTCCATACGACGTGATCCTGATCGAGGGACTGGTGGACGAAGTGCCCGAGTCGCTGATGTCCCAACTGGCCGAGGGGGGGCGTTTGTGCACGCTTCTATCGGTAAAATCGGGGCATTTGGGCCGGGGTGTGGTCTATCTGAAGAGCCATGGCGCGCTAGGCAATCGGGCCATTTTTGATGCCAGCGCCACCCCCTTGCCGGGGTTCGAGGCGAAAGCAGGCTTCATTTTCGCTTAA
- a CDS encoding GNAT family N-acetyltransferase — protein sequence MNNDHSRISLFRLAPESEGSEELALRYASQLSDLLNADTGLPESIRGTSSRSDETPEHFLSYTSEWCKAKHALNFAVLLDGEIAIGNMSLSHIDIEAKTARTGCFFSSRHEGVGYAAYAFAKLIETARNLGIKSVSGDIPDIAIVESSIWEKCGAKIEMDKAEVLASIL from the coding sequence ATGAACAATGACCACTCTCGAATTTCCTTATTTCGGCTTGCGCCAGAGTCTGAAGGCTCTGAGGAACTGGCGCTGCGTTACGCCAGCCAATTGTCCGATCTTCTGAATGCAGATACCGGCCTGCCGGAATCGATCCGTGGAACGTCTTCGAGGAGTGACGAAACGCCTGAACATTTTCTCTCTTACACGAGCGAATGGTGCAAAGCGAAACATGCTCTGAACTTTGCCGTTCTTCTGGATGGAGAAATAGCAATCGGGAACATGTCGCTCAGCCATATCGACATCGAGGCGAAGACGGCGCGCACAGGTTGCTTTTTTTCGAGCCGACATGAGGGGGTGGGGTATGCCGCCTATGCTTTTGCCAAGTTGATTGAAACGGCAAGAAACCTCGGCATTAAGTCGGTCAGCGGTGATATTCCCGATATTGCAATCGTGGAGTCGTCTATTTGGGAAAAATGTGGGGCAAAAATCGAGATGGATAAGGCTGAAGTTCTTGCGAGCATTCTCTAG
- a CDS encoding radical SAM protein, translating into MKLQSATDLVVMPRTDGLMLYNRRNLKAVTFPLGVEPRLRQAVRVKTPLPPSWLKKAFDQLEVVPTPWHEMICLRTRSEFDYRRVTWELTEKCNFRCVHCYLGEKLHNGLPMESRLRILDKIAEAGCIWVQLTGGEALADPLFESTYREAWKRGLMVTVQTNGALLSRWIGLFQDLPPWRITFSLYGASPTSFAAMTGAAPSNYYEVMRGVKKAAISGIRLRATIIAAKPNAHETAAMENMMLDLGVEHHTYSRLVPTVQGGRRPLKQEADIGRLPVYFMPKSGCNGGVNSLHIHASGQAGPCKLLPNIAVDLLSENISDIKRLAFHPGTRSAKPECETCSAQEMCMTCGPVYALHKKAGRIPAHVCWRDAGLL; encoded by the coding sequence ATGAAGCTGCAATCAGCAACCGATCTTGTCGTCATGCCGAGAACAGACGGGCTTATGCTTTACAATCGGCGCAATCTGAAAGCGGTTACGTTTCCCTTGGGTGTGGAACCGCGCTTGCGGCAGGCTGTTCGCGTCAAGACGCCTCTTCCTCCTTCGTGGCTTAAGAAGGCATTTGACCAATTGGAAGTCGTACCAACTCCGTGGCATGAAATGATTTGCCTGCGTACGCGATCGGAATTCGATTACCGACGCGTCACCTGGGAGTTAACCGAAAAGTGTAACTTCCGATGCGTGCACTGCTATCTGGGCGAAAAGCTGCACAACGGATTGCCCATGGAATCCCGGCTAAGAATACTGGACAAAATTGCTGAGGCCGGTTGCATCTGGGTTCAGCTTACAGGCGGCGAGGCCCTTGCCGATCCACTATTCGAATCAACATATCGAGAAGCCTGGAAGCGCGGTCTTATGGTGACTGTGCAAACGAATGGGGCCTTGTTGTCTCGCTGGATTGGTTTGTTCCAAGACCTTCCTCCTTGGCGAATTACCTTCAGCCTCTATGGCGCTTCACCGACTTCCTTTGCGGCAATGACCGGCGCTGCTCCCAGTAATTATTATGAAGTCATGCGCGGCGTGAAAAAAGCGGCGATTTCTGGGATACGGCTGCGGGCAACGATCATTGCTGCAAAGCCAAATGCCCATGAAACGGCAGCTATGGAAAATATGATGCTCGACTTGGGCGTCGAGCATCACACCTATTCCAGGCTTGTGCCGACAGTTCAAGGTGGCAGACGGCCTCTAAAACAAGAGGCAGATATCGGTCGTTTGCCGGTCTATTTCATGCCCAAATCAGGTTGCAACGGCGGAGTCAACTCCTTGCATATCCACGCCAGCGGTCAGGCAGGACCGTGCAAGCTGCTGCCCAATATCGCTGTTGATCTGCTTTCTGAAAACATCTCAGATATAAAGCGGCTTGCCTTTCATCCTGGAACCAGAAGCGCAAAACCCGAGTGCGAAACATGCTCGGCACAGGAAATGTGCATGACCTGTGGTCCCGTTTACGCCCTACATAAGAAAGCAGGGAGAATACCTGCTCATGTGTGTTGGCGCGATGCCGGATTGTTGTGA
- a CDS encoding peptidoglycan-binding protein yields the protein MSWLKLKRPMDEYTSVDKGDIVLAKRALNQLGYYQPPIGNELGAWVDNNLFDGIRRFQRDNRLRVDGVMKPGGPTETAINRQMSRDSISAPVPRNLLSFERTAGCSCTEWDDQPWKSY from the coding sequence ATGTCTTGGTTGAAACTCAAACGTCCGATGGACGAGTACACGAGCGTCGATAAAGGCGACATTGTTCTGGCGAAACGCGCCCTGAACCAACTCGGCTATTATCAGCCGCCGATTGGCAATGAACTAGGTGCCTGGGTCGACAACAATCTGTTTGACGGCATCCGCCGTTTCCAGCGCGACAACCGCCTTAGGGTGGATGGCGTGATGAAGCCGGGCGGCCCCACGGAAACGGCGATCAATCGGCAAATGAGCCGTGATTCCATTTCAGCCCCAGTTCCCAGAAATCTACTGTCCTTTGAAAGAACAGCGGGTTGCTCTTGTACGGAATGGGACGACCAACCCTGGAAAAGTTACTGA